Within the uncultured Draconibacterium sp. genome, the region TGAAACGGACTTCGGTGCAAACCGGTTATAAAACCTTCAACAACCTCGTGAGCCACCAGCCCCAGGTTATCGAAACGGTGAAATTGTTCTATGTCGATCAGGTTCTTCAAAATGATAAAATAAAAACTGTCATTTCGGGTAGCAAAAGAAGCCGGATCCTTGAATTAAAAGATTTCTCCTCCTACGTCGTCGAAATGACAGTTTATGAAATGTAATTTACAATTACAGCAGTGCTTCCAGTTTGTCGATGAAAGCTTGTTTTGGAGCAGCACCAACCTGCTTGTCAACAACTTCGCCGTTTTTCACAAACAATACTGTAGGTATGTTTCTGATTCCGTATTTCATTGCTACATCCTGATTGTTGTCAACATCAACTTTACCAATCACTGCTTTGCCTTCGTACTCAGCAGACATTTCTTCGACAATAGGTGCAATCATTCTACATGGGCCACACCAAACTGCCCAAAAATCGATCATCACCGGTTTGTCTGAACTCATTACCAATTCTTCAAAATTGGCATCTGTAATTTCTAAAGCCATATTATTATCT harbors:
- the trxA gene encoding thioredoxin gives rise to the protein MALEITDANFEELVMSSDKPVMIDFWAVWCGPCRMIAPIVEEMSAEYEGKAVIGKVDVDNNQDVAMKYGIRNIPTVLFVKNGEVVDKQVGAAPKQAFIDKLEALL